The proteins below are encoded in one region of Fibrella aestuarina BUZ 2:
- the trmB gene encoding tRNA (guanosine(46)-N7)-methyltransferase TrmB → MRRQKMYRFEQNRLAPNVIERGKPLYSTIKGKWHPDYFQNDNPIVLELGCGKGEYTVGLASAYPDKNFIGVDIKGDRIARGSQAALAGDLANVAFLRTDIQYLDEFLAEGEVSEIWITFPDPQPRDKQEKHRLTYKTFLAKYATLLQPGGVLHLKTDNTPFYEYSLESLPANGFTILEATDNLYESPLNNLHLGIKTKYEAMFFEKGFSIKYLQSKKNG, encoded by the coding sequence ATGCGTCGCCAAAAAATGTACCGGTTTGAGCAAAACCGGCTGGCTCCTAACGTCATCGAGCGGGGCAAACCACTGTATTCAACGATCAAAGGAAAGTGGCATCCCGATTATTTTCAGAATGACAACCCTATTGTTCTGGAATTAGGCTGCGGTAAAGGAGAGTACACCGTCGGGCTGGCCTCGGCTTATCCCGATAAAAATTTCATCGGTGTTGATATTAAAGGCGATCGCATCGCCCGGGGGTCACAGGCGGCGCTAGCCGGGGATCTGGCTAATGTTGCGTTTCTACGCACGGATATTCAATATCTGGACGAATTTCTGGCCGAAGGCGAGGTGAGCGAGATATGGATTACGTTTCCTGATCCGCAACCGAGGGATAAGCAGGAAAAGCACCGGTTAACCTACAAGACGTTTCTGGCCAAATACGCCACACTGCTTCAGCCAGGGGGGGTGTTGCACCTGAAGACCGATAATACGCCTTTCTACGAGTATAGCCTAGAGTCACTGCCCGCCAATGGCTTTACCATTCTGGAAGCAACTGACAACCTGTACGAATCGCCTTTGAATAACCTGCACCTGGGTATTAAGACGAAGTATGAAGCGATGTTCTTCGAGAAAGGCTTCTCCATTAAATACCTACAGAGTAAAAAAAATGGGTGA
- a CDS encoding 2,3,4,5-tetrahydropyridine-2,6-dicarboxylate N-succinyltransferase, with translation MTLEKTHVLAAWDDRSLLKDPTYKQSIDRVIAQLDNGQLRVAEPIANAVGEWQVNEWIKKAILLYFVSQPMQPIEVGIFSYHDKIPLKTNFVEAGVRVVPPATVRYGAFIAPGAILMPSYVNVGAYVGERTMVDTWATVGSCAQIGSDVHLSGGVGIGGVLEPPQAAPVIVENGAFIGSRCIVVEGAHIGERAVLGAGVTITGSSKVIDITGDSPVEYKGLVPAHSVVIPGSYTKEFPAGAYQVPCALIIGKRKASTDLKTSLNDALRENNVSV, from the coding sequence ATGACTCTTGAAAAAACACATGTACTCGCTGCATGGGACGACCGAAGTCTTTTAAAAGACCCCACCTACAAACAAAGTATCGATCGGGTGATTGCTCAATTGGATAACGGCCAACTGCGAGTCGCTGAGCCAATCGCCAACGCAGTAGGAGAGTGGCAAGTGAATGAATGGATCAAAAAAGCGATCCTGCTTTACTTTGTTTCACAACCTATGCAGCCCATTGAAGTAGGCATCTTTTCTTACCATGACAAGATTCCTCTTAAAACAAACTTCGTCGAGGCAGGTGTACGGGTCGTACCACCAGCAACCGTTCGATACGGTGCGTTCATTGCACCGGGGGCAATTCTAATGCCTTCCTATGTAAACGTTGGGGCGTACGTTGGCGAGCGTACCATGGTCGACACGTGGGCTACCGTTGGGAGCTGCGCACAGATTGGTAGCGACGTTCATCTAAGTGGGGGAGTTGGTATTGGCGGTGTCCTCGAACCACCACAGGCCGCGCCAGTCATTGTAGAAAACGGTGCCTTCATTGGCTCGCGTTGCATCGTCGTGGAAGGGGCTCACATTGGCGAGCGGGCTGTTCTTGGCGCGGGCGTAACCATTACCGGTTCGTCTAAGGTAATTGACATCACGGGCGATTCACCGGTTGAATACAAAGGGTTAGTACCTGCTCATTCCGTAGTTATTCCGGGCAGCTATACCAAAGAGTTTCCTGCCGGTGCTTACCAGGTTCCCTGCGCGCTGATCATCGGCAAGCGCAAGGCCTCAACCGATTTGAAGACATCCCTGAACGATGCGTTACGTGAGAACAACGTCAGCGTGTAA
- a CDS encoding tetratricopeptide repeat protein, whose product MKHLLALSAATVLSFSAVAQNKAILLKEQGALDKAKAEIDNNVTEAKLSTKAKTWQARAQIYEAIAVSNDPKVVALDSNAAMTAYESYKKALEVEPNSKITKEINDALSGQMMYSAMMNQGVRRYQAKNYDAAISALGMASQINPKDTAAPLYAGISAQQAISQKGEGADKPKYTALTKEQFEKYTSNGGKDATIWAMLASMYSTDKETDKALATLDRALKVFPGNRDLSTTRVSIMQQNGRLDDAIASMKEVYDKNPNDAQTAVNLGIMYDNKANTLETDAKKATDEAKRGGQLTKKLADEKAVLETFNSEVVRLAAAIKKQPKNADLKRQLADVQGKIAEQKTKIAELDQQVKAEAGKGVDGAALASKAAKLNAETDEAKKMARQYYEKALAADPNNYEGNFNMGVAYFNEAVVMKREVDNMSMSDYSKNGKEVEGRVCGKFKQALPYFTKAKSIKADDPQLLSTLEQLETILKQFEGKNIACVEPTK is encoded by the coding sequence ATGAAGCACCTATTGGCCCTGTCGGCGGCAACTGTGCTGTCTTTTTCGGCTGTAGCGCAGAACAAAGCGATCCTGTTGAAAGAACAGGGTGCACTCGACAAAGCGAAAGCTGAAATCGATAATAACGTCACCGAAGCCAAACTGAGTACGAAAGCCAAAACTTGGCAGGCTCGTGCGCAGATTTACGAGGCGATTGCGGTATCAAATGATCCTAAGGTGGTTGCGCTGGATTCGAACGCGGCTATGACAGCTTACGAGTCGTATAAGAAAGCGCTGGAGGTCGAGCCGAACAGCAAGATCACCAAAGAGATCAACGACGCCTTGAGCGGTCAGATGATGTACTCGGCCATGATGAACCAGGGCGTTCGTCGGTACCAGGCGAAGAACTACGACGCGGCGATCAGCGCCTTAGGTATGGCAAGCCAGATTAACCCGAAAGATACGGCCGCTCCGTTGTACGCAGGTATCAGCGCGCAGCAGGCGATTAGCCAGAAAGGGGAGGGGGCTGACAAGCCGAAGTATACGGCTCTGACGAAGGAGCAGTTTGAGAAATACACCAGCAACGGCGGTAAAGACGCGACGATCTGGGCCATGCTGGCGTCGATGTACAGCACCGACAAAGAAACCGACAAGGCGCTGGCTACGTTGGATCGGGCGCTGAAAGTGTTCCCTGGCAACCGGGACCTGAGCACTACCCGCGTAAGCATCATGCAGCAGAATGGCCGCCTCGACGACGCCATCGCCAGCATGAAGGAGGTGTATGATAAAAACCCGAACGACGCACAAACGGCCGTGAACCTTGGAATCATGTATGATAACAAGGCGAACACGCTGGAAACGGATGCCAAAAAGGCAACGGACGAAGCGAAGCGCGGAGGGCAGCTCACGAAAAAGCTGGCTGACGAGAAAGCCGTACTGGAGACGTTCAACAGCGAGGTGGTACGTTTGGCAGCGGCGATCAAGAAGCAGCCAAAAAATGCCGATCTGAAGCGTCAGCTGGCCGATGTGCAAGGCAAAATTGCTGAGCAGAAAACCAAAATTGCCGAGCTGGATCAGCAGGTGAAGGCGGAAGCAGGCAAAGGCGTTGACGGGGCTGCTCTGGCTTCTAAAGCGGCCAAATTGAACGCCGAGACGGATGAGGCTAAGAAAATGGCCCGTCAGTATTACGAGAAAGCGCTTGCTGCTGACCCAAATAACTATGAAGGTAACTTCAACATGGGCGTTGCCTACTTCAATGAAGCCGTTGTGATGAAGCGGGAGGTTGATAACATGAGCATGAGCGACTACAGCAAGAACGGAAAAGAAGTCGAAGGCCGGGTTTGCGGTAAGTTCAAGCAGGCGTTACCCTACTTCACGAAGGCGAAGTCGATCAAGGCCGACGATCCACAACTGCTGAGCACGCTGGAGCAGTTGGAAACGATTCTGAAGCAATTCGAAGGCAAGAACATCGCCTGCGTTGAGCCGACCAAATAA
- a CDS encoding YncE family protein, whose amino-acid sequence MVRFPSPRPGVLATDIFNNQNDRQLNDKVSSYAEVDGKGFLVSPETGQIEIVESSSFRSISLLGGAEVPRYVVGVSPLKAYVSCWGGRTVGPNIAVIDVVARRLFNSIPVSAGPEQLVVVGDELFVANSGGSSEVGKTVSIINTTTDQVVTSLSVGDVPTSIAYDPEVNLLYVLCSGRAVSSSANGLTSAELVTINPATRQVTNRVVIGGRPIAGNPTNLTLDLKTKTLYFLWRGLIYKTTPTATSIPLTQPVETRSLTNYGFDPSTATLYGATTNKSAKPGVVLRFQPTGTLIDSISTEAIPTGFYFK is encoded by the coding sequence TTGGTTCGTTTTCCATCGCCCCGGCCTGGAGTGTTAGCCACCGACATCTTCAACAACCAGAACGATCGGCAATTGAATGACAAAGTATCGTCTTATGCTGAAGTCGATGGTAAGGGATTTCTGGTTTCGCCGGAGACCGGGCAGATTGAGATTGTCGAAAGCAGCAGTTTCCGAAGCATCTCCCTGCTGGGTGGGGCAGAAGTCCCCCGGTACGTGGTTGGCGTTAGTCCGTTGAAAGCCTATGTCAGTTGTTGGGGTGGCCGCACGGTTGGCCCCAATATCGCCGTGATTGATGTGGTGGCCCGGCGACTCTTTAACTCGATTCCGGTCAGTGCGGGCCCGGAGCAACTGGTCGTAGTCGGTGATGAACTGTTTGTGGCAAACTCAGGCGGCTCATCAGAGGTTGGTAAGACCGTTTCCATTATCAATACCACCACCGATCAGGTGGTAACGAGCCTATCGGTTGGCGACGTACCCACGTCGATCGCCTACGATCCTGAGGTTAATTTGCTTTATGTGTTATGTTCAGGTCGCGCCGTCAGCAGTTCGGCCAACGGGTTAACCTCCGCCGAACTGGTAACTATAAACCCCGCGACACGGCAGGTCACAAACCGGGTGGTTATCGGGGGGCGGCCTATCGCGGGCAATCCGACAAACCTGACGCTGGACCTAAAAACGAAAACCCTGTACTTCCTGTGGCGGGGGCTCATCTATAAGACGACCCCCACTGCGACATCAATTCCACTTACCCAACCCGTCGAAACCCGCTCGCTGACCAATTACGGGTTCGATCCGAGCACAGCCACACTGTACGGCGCCACGACCAACAAATCGGCAAAGCCCGGTGTCGTGCTGCGGTTTCAGCCGACAGGAACCCTTATAGACTCAATCAGCACCGAGGCCATTCCAACCGGCTTTTACTTTAAGTAA
- a CDS encoding helix-turn-helix transcriptional regulator: MSINDKIKQVLTIKQLSPSQLADDIGVQRSSISHILSGRNRPSLDIIQKIVRCYADLSYEWFLEDDSQLSIPEQREERHEPTKPAAQPSVNRPSAWNREPTPPQSTLVDSLKKTIVPEKESPPVADKQVDRILIFYTDGTFREYRPA; encoded by the coding sequence ATGTCCATTAATGACAAAATTAAACAGGTGTTGACCATTAAACAATTGTCACCCTCTCAACTAGCTGATGATATCGGTGTACAGCGGTCCAGTATATCCCATATTTTATCTGGCCGAAACCGACCAAGTCTCGACATCATTCAGAAGATTGTCCGTTGCTACGCTGATCTCAGTTATGAGTGGTTTTTGGAAGACGATTCACAATTGTCAATACCTGAGCAACGAGAAGAACGTCACGAGCCGACCAAACCAGCAGCTCAGCCCTCTGTAAATCGCCCCTCGGCCTGGAACAGAGAACCAACACCACCTCAGTCAACGTTAGTGGATTCATTAAAAAAAACGATCGTTCCAGAAAAAGAAAGCCCTCCTGTCGCCGATAAGCAGGTCGATCGTATCTTGATCTTCTATACGGATGGTACCTTTCGGGAGTATAGGCCGGCCTGA
- the gyrA gene encoding DNA gyrase subunit A has translation MAEQTPEMETPSNIVPINIEDEMRGAYIDYSMSVIIARALPDVRDGLKPVHRRVLFGMAELGVNYNKPHKKSARIVGEVLGKYHPHGDASVYDTMVRMAQDWSLRYPMVDGQGNFGSVDGDSPAAMRYTEARLKRIAEEMLGDIYKETVDFQPNFDDSLEEPTVMPAKLPNLLLNGSSGIAVGMATNMAPHNLSEVVNGLVAFLDNPEITIDELTKYVLAPDFPTGGTIFGVSGVHSAFHTGRGRVVIRANATIEENRGKTQIIVTEIPYMINKAVMLEKTADLINEKKIEGISAFRDESDRDGMRVVYDIKRDANASVVLNNLYKHTSLQSSFSINNVALVKGRPMILNLKDMMRYYVEHRFEVVTRRTQYELREAEKRAHILAGLLIALDHIDQVIELIRSSRDAEVAKNGLMSTFELSEVQAKAILEMRLQRLTGLERDKIQGEYDELMRDIADYKEILASDDRKRGIIKAELLDVKDRYGDPRRTQINALGDGDLDDLSLIDDEEMIITISHEGYIKRTPLTEYRRQGRGGTGSKGATSKDGDFTEHIYSATMHNTLLIFTQKGRLYWLPVYKLQEGSRDAKGKPLPNYIQIDSDDKVRAVINVKDLDDPDYVKNNFIVMCTEQGTIKKTLLEAFSNVRRTGIIAITIEEGDRLLDVVMTNGDNDLVIASRAGKAVRFHESRVRPMGRTAAGVKGITLDEEVADDRAVGMVCIGRPDAQLLVLSENGYGKRSPIDEYRVTNRGAKGVGTLKVTEKVGALVGILEASDSDDLIVINRSGVLLRTPVRNISVIGRNTQGVRVISIRDGDAISSVTTVTQEEEVIDTAGADAGGPLAVDGETPTATDLPGVTE, from the coding sequence ATGGCAGAACAAACTCCCGAAATGGAGACCCCCAGCAACATCGTCCCGATCAATATCGAAGACGAAATGCGCGGTGCCTACATCGACTATTCTATGTCGGTGATTATTGCCCGGGCCCTGCCCGACGTGCGCGACGGCCTCAAGCCCGTGCACCGTCGCGTGCTTTTTGGTATGGCCGAACTGGGCGTGAACTACAACAAACCGCATAAAAAATCAGCCCGTATCGTCGGGGAGGTGTTGGGTAAATACCACCCCCACGGCGACGCATCGGTGTATGATACCATGGTTCGGATGGCGCAGGACTGGTCGCTGCGTTACCCCATGGTGGATGGGCAGGGAAACTTCGGCTCCGTCGATGGGGACTCACCCGCCGCCATGCGGTATACCGAGGCCCGTCTGAAGCGAATTGCCGAGGAGATGCTGGGCGACATCTATAAAGAAACGGTTGATTTTCAGCCCAACTTCGACGATTCGCTCGAAGAGCCAACCGTGATGCCGGCCAAATTGCCCAACCTGCTGCTCAATGGCTCGTCGGGGATTGCCGTGGGTATGGCGACCAACATGGCCCCGCACAACCTCTCGGAGGTGGTCAACGGGCTGGTAGCCTTCCTGGATAACCCGGAGATTACGATCGACGAACTGACCAAATACGTGCTGGCCCCCGACTTCCCCACGGGCGGTACCATCTTTGGGGTGAGCGGCGTGCATTCGGCCTTTCATACAGGCCGGGGTCGGGTGGTTATTCGGGCCAACGCGACAATCGAGGAAAACCGCGGCAAAACGCAGATCATCGTTACGGAGATTCCGTACATGATCAACAAAGCCGTGATGTTGGAGAAAACCGCCGATCTGATCAACGAGAAAAAGATCGAGGGGATCTCGGCGTTCCGGGATGAGTCGGACCGCGACGGCATGCGGGTGGTGTACGACATCAAGCGGGATGCCAACGCCAGCGTGGTGTTGAACAATCTCTATAAGCATACTTCGCTGCAATCGTCGTTCAGTATCAACAACGTGGCCCTCGTCAAAGGGCGGCCCATGATCCTGAACCTCAAAGACATGATGCGCTACTACGTAGAGCATCGGTTTGAGGTGGTGACCCGACGTACCCAGTACGAACTCCGTGAAGCCGAGAAACGCGCCCACATTCTGGCCGGTCTGCTCATTGCCCTCGATCACATCGATCAGGTCATTGAACTGATCCGGTCGTCGCGCGATGCCGAGGTGGCCAAAAATGGCCTGATGTCGACCTTCGAGCTGAGTGAGGTGCAGGCGAAAGCCATTCTGGAAATGCGTCTGCAACGCCTGACGGGCCTGGAGCGCGATAAGATCCAGGGTGAGTATGACGAACTGATGCGCGACATCGCCGATTACAAGGAAATCCTGGCGAGCGACGATCGTAAGCGCGGTATCATCAAGGCCGAGCTGCTCGACGTGAAAGACCGCTACGGCGATCCCCGACGTACCCAGATCAATGCGCTGGGCGACGGCGACCTCGACGATCTGTCGCTGATCGACGATGAGGAAATGATCATCACGATCTCGCACGAAGGCTATATCAAACGGACCCCGCTGACCGAATACCGGAGGCAGGGGCGGGGCGGCACCGGGTCAAAAGGAGCAACGTCTAAAGACGGCGACTTCACCGAGCATATCTATTCGGCCACCATGCACAACACCCTGCTGATCTTCACGCAGAAAGGGCGGTTGTACTGGCTGCCGGTGTACAAATTGCAGGAGGGAAGTCGGGATGCCAAGGGCAAGCCGCTACCTAACTACATTCAGATCGACAGCGACGATAAAGTCCGCGCCGTCATCAACGTAAAAGACCTCGACGATCCCGACTACGTCAAGAACAACTTTATCGTGATGTGCACCGAGCAGGGCACCATCAAGAAAACCTTGCTGGAAGCGTTCTCGAATGTGCGTCGTACGGGGATTATCGCCATCACCATCGAAGAAGGCGATCGCCTGCTCGACGTGGTGATGACCAACGGCGATAATGACCTGGTGATTGCGTCGCGGGCCGGCAAAGCGGTTCGTTTCCACGAAAGCCGGGTACGTCCTATGGGCCGTACGGCAGCCGGGGTAAAAGGCATTACGCTCGACGAGGAGGTAGCCGACGACCGCGCGGTGGGTATGGTCTGCATTGGCCGACCTGATGCCCAATTGCTGGTGCTCTCGGAAAACGGCTACGGCAAGCGTTCACCCATCGACGAGTATCGGGTAACCAACCGGGGTGCTAAAGGCGTGGGTACGTTGAAAGTGACCGAAAAAGTGGGTGCGCTGGTCGGGATTCTGGAAGCCTCCGATTCCGACGATCTGATCGTCATCAACCGGTCAGGCGTGCTGTTGCGTACGCCGGTTCGGAACATCAGCGTCATCGGGCGCAACACCCAGGGCGTGCGGGTCATCTCGATTCGTGATGGCGATGCCATTTCATCGGTAACCACGGTAACGCAGGAAGAAGAGGTTATCGACACGGCCGGCGCTGATGCCGGCGGCCCGCTTGCCGTGGATGGTGAAACGCCAACCGCCACCGATTTGCCCGGCGTTACGGAGTAA
- a CDS encoding bifunctional folylpolyglutamate synthase/dihydrofolate synthase, whose translation MTYDEAISYLYDRLPVFHRVGVSAYKPGLTNVLALCAALGDPQTQFKSIHVAGTNGKGSTSHLLASILQAAGYRVGLYTSPHLKSFIERIQLNGVPIAEADVAQFVTEQQATIEQIEPSFFEVTVAMAFAHFARHQVDVAVIEVGLGGRLDSTNIITPLLSVITNIGWDHMNVLGDTLPAIAAEKAGIIKPGIPVVIGEVIDETALVFEAIAAQNNAPLYRAEASWQCTDDGLANGVRQLACKRLGGEGHQLLQIELPLLGLYQLRNVQTVLTALDHLAPHFSIDRSAIERGSRDVVKQTNLKGRFQWLQSRPTVIADTAHNKPGIEAVMASCASLPHTALHLVLGFVRDKDVGEVLALLPLDAHYYFCQADSPRALPTQELRNMAARTGRVGEGYSSVDEALAQALRQASPTDLILVTGSTYVVAELTSL comes from the coding sequence ATGACTTACGACGAGGCTATCTCGTATCTGTATGATCGCCTGCCCGTTTTCCATCGGGTGGGCGTTTCTGCTTACAAGCCGGGGCTCACCAACGTGTTGGCCCTATGCGCGGCGCTGGGTGATCCCCAGACCCAGTTCAAGAGTATCCATGTGGCCGGTACCAATGGAAAAGGGAGTACGTCGCATTTGCTGGCGAGTATCCTGCAAGCTGCCGGCTACCGGGTTGGGTTGTATACATCCCCTCACCTCAAATCATTTATCGAGCGTATCCAGCTGAATGGGGTACCGATTGCTGAAGCCGACGTGGCTCAGTTTGTTACGGAACAGCAGGCTACAATCGAGCAGATCGAGCCGTCCTTTTTTGAGGTGACGGTTGCAATGGCGTTTGCCCATTTTGCCCGCCACCAAGTCGATGTCGCCGTGATTGAGGTGGGGCTGGGCGGTCGGCTCGACTCGACCAATATCATCACCCCGCTACTAAGCGTTATCACGAACATTGGTTGGGACCACATGAATGTGCTGGGTGATACCCTCCCGGCCATTGCGGCCGAGAAGGCGGGGATAATAAAGCCGGGTATACCTGTGGTCATCGGCGAGGTGATCGACGAAACAGCGCTTGTTTTTGAGGCCATAGCGGCACAGAACAACGCACCGCTGTACCGGGCTGAGGCGTCATGGCAATGTACCGATGATGGATTGGCCAATGGCGTCCGGCAGCTTGCCTGTAAACGGCTAGGGGGGGAGGGGCATCAACTGCTACAGATCGAGTTGCCTCTGTTGGGCCTCTATCAACTGCGTAACGTGCAGACGGTATTGACCGCGCTGGATCACCTGGCGCCCCATTTCTCGATTGACCGTTCAGCCATCGAGCGGGGCAGCCGGGATGTAGTGAAGCAGACGAACCTGAAAGGGCGCTTTCAGTGGCTCCAGTCAAGGCCAACGGTGATTGCCGATACCGCACATAACAAACCGGGGATTGAGGCGGTGATGGCTTCCTGCGCGTCGCTGCCCCATACGGCGCTGCATCTGGTGCTTGGTTTTGTGCGTGATAAAGATGTAGGGGAGGTGCTCGCGCTATTACCACTCGACGCCCACTACTATTTTTGCCAGGCGGATTCGCCCCGGGCGTTGCCAACGCAGGAATTGCGGAATATGGCGGCACGAACCGGTCGGGTCGGTGAGGGGTACTCGTCGGTCGATGAGGCGTTGGCTCAGGCGTTGCGGCAGGCCTCGCCGACAGACCTCATTTTAGTAACAGGCAGCACGTATGTTGTTGCCGAATTAACCAGTTTATAA
- the gap gene encoding type I glyceraldehyde-3-phosphate dehydrogenase: MATIKVAINGFGRIGRLSFRRLLEKENVEIVAINDLTDNATLAHLLKYDSVHGRFSGQVSADADSITVNGKRIHAYAERDPKALPWKDLGVDVVLESTGRFVDEAGAGQHLQAGAKKVVISAPAKGNIPTVVLGVNDSTLTGSETIISNASCTTNCLAPMAKVLDDNFGIEMGYMTTIHAYTADQNLQDAPHSDLRRARAAALSIVPTSTGAAKAVGLVLPHLKGKLDGNAMRVPTPDGSITDLSVILKKPATAEEINAVMKQASETTMKGILEYVTDEIVSTDIIGNPHSCIFDSKLTSSMGTFAKIVGWYDNEYGYSSRVADLMERLFN; the protein is encoded by the coding sequence ATGGCAACCATCAAAGTAGCTATTAATGGATTTGGTCGTATTGGCCGCCTCTCGTTCCGTCGTCTCCTGGAGAAAGAGAATGTAGAGATTGTGGCAATCAATGACCTAACCGATAACGCGACCCTTGCTCATCTGTTAAAGTATGATTCCGTCCACGGTCGATTTAGTGGTCAGGTTAGTGCTGATGCTGATAGCATCACGGTAAATGGCAAGCGTATTCACGCATATGCAGAACGCGATCCTAAGGCACTACCCTGGAAAGATCTTGGCGTTGATGTGGTTCTTGAGTCAACTGGCCGATTTGTCGATGAGGCCGGAGCGGGTCAACACCTACAGGCTGGTGCTAAAAAGGTTGTTATTTCAGCACCAGCAAAAGGCAACATCCCAACGGTTGTACTAGGTGTAAACGACAGCACCCTTACAGGCAGCGAGACCATTATCTCGAATGCATCCTGTACTACAAACTGCCTGGCTCCTATGGCCAAGGTCCTCGATGACAACTTTGGCATCGAGATGGGGTACATGACAACCATTCACGCTTACACAGCCGATCAGAACTTACAGGACGCTCCCCATTCTGACCTGCGTCGGGCGCGGGCGGCAGCTCTTTCTATTGTGCCTACCTCAACAGGCGCTGCTAAAGCCGTTGGCCTCGTGTTGCCCCACCTGAAAGGAAAACTCGACGGTAATGCTATGCGGGTACCAACTCCTGATGGCTCGATTACTGATTTGTCAGTTATCCTGAAAAAACCAGCTACCGCCGAGGAAATCAATGCCGTGATGAAACAAGCTTCAGAAACCACTATGAAGGGCATTCTGGAGTATGTGACCGACGAAATCGTGTCGACCGACATCATTGGCAATCCGCACTCATGCATCTTCGATTCTAAACTGACCTCGTCAATGGGTACGTTTGCTAAAATCGTGGGTTGGTATGATAACGAGTATGGCTACTCTAGCCGGGTCGCTGACCTTATGGAGCGGTTGTTCAACTAA
- a CDS encoding HU domain-containing protein → MAMRPISDYLKKLLYQYDCLVVPALGAFLTHNVSASYNETTGQFLPPRRKVAFNEALRLDDGILLNYILLHENCSREVALQAISQFVTDLKQQTRETGSFVLDGLGMFSLNSENNLQFDPELRHNFLGNAYGLQPLMLTRQMVHPAVPVLEKPVVVKPLPTMALTVVVQPTQQEVGEVLPMPVAPQRTQTTWRWAAAAIMVGTLGFISYFSVIKPNESFQSSLNPGNLFRLPNFSTAKPATPAATDEATPVSTGSTATVAPVTKPVVAPAPSVPTTLASTPAADESVTKSALALVEAVSSSRKAAAKAAEKTVVKKPAVVAVEPAAPQAPFTVIAGSFASRSNAIRFQKMLKRAGYDQAYILPGRTKGLIKVAAVGADAYQEAKASLDSLNALTGITPWILRSR, encoded by the coding sequence AGACAACCGGCCAGTTTCTACCGCCCCGGCGCAAAGTTGCCTTCAACGAAGCCCTGCGCCTCGACGACGGCATTCTGCTGAATTACATTTTACTGCACGAAAACTGTAGCCGCGAGGTGGCCCTGCAAGCCATCAGCCAGTTTGTGACGGACCTGAAGCAGCAGACCCGCGAGACGGGTAGCTTCGTGCTTGATGGCCTGGGCATGTTCTCGCTCAACAGTGAAAACAACCTGCAGTTTGACCCGGAACTACGGCACAACTTCCTGGGGAATGCTTATGGGCTGCAGCCGCTGATGCTGACGCGTCAGATGGTACACCCCGCCGTACCGGTGCTGGAGAAGCCCGTTGTGGTCAAACCACTTCCAACCATGGCGCTGACCGTTGTGGTGCAGCCGACCCAACAGGAAGTTGGCGAAGTACTGCCCATGCCAGTAGCGCCGCAACGTACCCAGACCACCTGGCGTTGGGCGGCCGCGGCCATTATGGTCGGCACGCTGGGCTTTATTAGCTACTTTTCCGTCATTAAGCCGAATGAGTCGTTTCAAAGTAGCCTGAACCCCGGTAATCTGTTCCGGCTACCCAATTTTTCGACGGCGAAACCAGCAACCCCTGCTGCCACGGACGAAGCTACCCCGGTCTCAACTGGGTCAACGGCTACTGTTGCGCCGGTCACAAAGCCGGTTGTAGCCCCCGCCCCGTCGGTACCCACTACATTGGCGTCGACCCCCGCGGCTGACGAATCAGTGACCAAATCGGCGCTGGCGTTGGTAGAGGCAGTTTCCAGTTCACGTAAAGCAGCTGCCAAGGCCGCCGAAAAAACGGTCGTTAAGAAACCCGCGGTTGTAGCCGTAGAACCGGCGGCCCCGCAGGCCCCGTTTACCGTTATTGCCGGCAGCTTTGCCAGCCGTAGCAACGCTATCCGGTTTCAGAAAATGCTGAAGCGCGCGGGCTATGATCAGGCCTATATCTTGCCGGGTCGTACCAAAGGTTTGATCAAAGTGGCCGCCGTTGGTGCCGATGCTTACCAGGAAGCGAAAGCCAGTTTGGATTCGCTGAACGCCCTGACGGGGATCACCCCCTGGATTCTGCGCAGCCGGTAA